From Halorientalis litorea:
GGACGCGCGCGCCATCCGCGAACACGCCGACGCGGCCGACACGGGCATCGTCGTCGGTGCCGGGCTGCTCGGCATCGACCTCGCGGCCATCTGTGCCGCACAGGACATCGACGCCCACTACCTGATGCGCGGTAACCGGTGGTGGCGCTATGCCCTCTCGCTGGAGGGTGCCGAAATCATTCACGACGCACTCGACGAGAACGGCGTCACCCCCGTGTTCGACTCCGGCGTCGACCACTTCGAGACGGACGACGACGGGCAGGTCACCGGCGCGGTGGACCCCAACGGCGACCACTACGAGGGTGATTTCGTCGGCGTCGCCATCGGCCTGAACTTCAACACCGAGTTCCTCCACGACACCGCAGTCGAACTCGATGACGGCATCGTCGTCGACGAACACATGGCGACCAACGTCGAGGACGTGTACGCCGCCGGTGACATCACGCGCTTCTACGACACTATCCTCGGCGACTACACGCAGAACGGCGCGTGGGGGTCGGCCAAGGAACAGGGTGCCGTCGCCGGCATGAACATGACGGGCGACGACGAGGAGTTCCGCTGGGTCCCCTCCTACTCCATCACACACTTCGAGTTCCCCTTCCTCTCGTTCGGCCACCCGACCATCGGCGACGAACACGCAGAGCGCAAGTACTCCGACACCGAGTGGCGGCGGTTGGCGTTCAAGGACGGGCAGTTGGTCGGCGGCGTCCTCATCGGCGACCTCTCGCCGCAGTCAGCGTACAAGCAACTCATCCGCGAGGAACGCGACGTGGCGGACCAAGCCGAGGTCCTGCTCGAACAGAGCGTCGACTTGGAGAAACTCGACGCGCCGGCGACTGCCGAGTAACCGAACGCACCTTTTTGTCCGTCGCGGTCCAAACTCCGCGCATGCTCCGCGCACTCGTCACACGCCTCCGTGAGTGGGCCGAGCGTGACGACGACGAGGGGTTCGTCCGCTCGCGGTTGGACGCGTCGGTACTGTACGCCCACGGACAGGGCGACGCCGAGGCCGAGCGCGAGTTGGCGGCCGTCTCCGAGGAGGCCGCCGACCTCGCCGAGGCACGGGAGCAGGCCCGGGACTGAGGACCGACGGTCTTTTCTCCCGGCACTGCCGACCGAGGGGTATGAACGGCGGCGGGAGCAGCGACATGACCCTTGCCTTCGAGTTGGCCGCGCTCAAGCGGCTCGCACACCCTGACTCGGTCGTCTCCGACGCGCGTCAGTGGAGCGAGTACGTCGGCGTCGTCTCGGAGAAGCCGACTTACGTGGTGACCAACTTCACGCGCAAACACCGCATCAGACAGGACTTCTTCTCCGGGCCACGGGGCCGCGAGGAGAGCCTCGGGAACGTCAAAGGGCAGTTCGAGACGGACCGGCACGTCTTCGTCGGGACCGACGACGAGGAAGACGCGGCACTGGCCGAGGCAGTCGGCTGGGAGTACCTCCCCATCGAGGACGCCGCCGAAGCGGCCGGGTGGGAACTGGGCGAACCCGAGTCCCCGGACGACGACGAGGAAGAGACACGCGACGACTGGCCCTGAGCCGACCGGCGTCGGCCCCCGCTACGTGTGTCGCCCGGCTAAAGCGGGCATTTTACGTATCAGGCAGTTGACGGCGTTCGTATGTCCCTCCAGATAGACGAAGCCCTCCGGGAAGGGTTCAACCGGACGATTGCACGAAGCGGACTGATTCTCGTCGGCGTATTCCTCGTGTTCAGTATCGCGAACGCAGTCGTCGCACAATCGTTCTCACAGCAGATGCTGGAGTTCGCCCAGCAGTTTTCTGACCAGCCGATACAGTCCGGACAGAACGCGGGGCAGGTGCCCTTCGCGCCGGGCGGCGGGCAGCAGACGCCGCTGGCGGTGCCTCTCCCGCTCCCGGTTCTAGGGCTGCTCTCACTCGTCGGTGCCATCGTCGCGGAGGCGATTCGTATCGTCGCGATTCGCGTGTTCGCCAGCGACAACACCGAGTCGGTGCCCGGCGAGACGGTGCGGCGACGTATCGTCTTGGCGACGCTGAACGGCGTCGTCGGCGGATTCGTCGTCTACCTCCTCACCGCCATCGGTCTCGTGTTGCTCGTCGTGCCCGGTGTGTACATCGCGCTCTCGTTTTTCTTCGTCCGGCAGGAAATCGCCGTGGCGGACAAGAACTTCATCGACGCGCTGCGTGACAGTTGGTCACTGACGGCGGGGAACCGGTGGGAACTGCTCGGCCTCGCAGTTATCGTGTTCGTCATCAACCTCGTCGCCAGCAGTCCGACGATAGTGCTCGCGTTCCTCGACCAGACCGTCGCGACCCTCTTGGGCCTCGTCATCGGGTCGTTCACCGCAGTCTTCGGCATCGCGGTGGCGACGCGGGCCTACGCGCAACTGACGGACGAGCGAGCCGCGACGGGCGGCGACCCCGACGAAGGAGCGGCCAGCGACTGGGACGACCCGGCGAGCGTCTAACCCCGGACGTGCCGAGAGCGGTGTGGCGAACCTCGGATATTTTTGACCTGCGCGGGCGAGCGGTGCGAGTTCGCGGCGTTTAACCGGCCCAAGTGACAAACACGAGGCGATGGCAGAACCGCGCGTGCCGGGCGGGGGCGGAACGGGTATCGACTTGCCTTGCGGCGAGACCGTCTCGGTCCACGACCTCGACATGGGACTCCGGGAGTTCGACTGCCGGTGTGGGGAGGCCCACGCCGTCGTGATGGACATCCATCCGCTCGGACGGTTCGTCCCGGAGTCGATGGCCGACGTGCTCCGTGCGACCATCGAACCGGCCGACGACTTCGAGGAGTTCACGACCGCACACTTGCTGGGGATGGTGTTGGAGGAATTCCCCGACGCAGTCGTCGCTGAAGACGTGTCCGAGGACGGCGACGTGGGGTACACGCTCGTCTGGGTCGCGGAGTTCGACGCCCGACGACTCCACGAAGTCGTCGTCGAGTTGCTGGTCGAGTTGATGGAACACGCGATGAGTCACGCCGAGGACGACGAGGCGATGGCCGAGTTCGAGTCACAGATGCTCGACTTCGACGTGGCCGAGTTCGTGGAGACGTATCGGGCTCAGAGAGACTTCGAGTCCGAGCACGACTCGGCGGTCTGAGTCGTGCGCGGCGAGCAGTCCCAGCGGGAGTCCCACGCGGCACCGAGCGTGTGGGATTTCTTTCAGTCATCCGCTGACAGAACCGAATTCGTATGACAGTCGATGCCAATCGGTGGCAGTCCGCTGTCAGGTGGTTCGCGTGGAATGTTCGTCGTACGGATGTCTGACGGCGTTTAATGTGATTGTAGGGCATGTGTATGCGTATGCGCTTACGGCAGGGAGAATTCGAGCGGATACGGTCCGTCCTGAGCGACGCCGACGCCGAGGAGCCCCTGACAGCGCGCGAAATCCTCGACGTACTCGACGAACACGGCGAGGAGTTCGACAGTGCCCACCGCGTCGCCACGGTGCTTGGCCGGCATGCCGAACGTGGCGACGTCGAAGTCATCCGGGACCAGCCCTATCGCTACCGGTTCCGGGACGGCTCCTAACCAGCGGGGACCGCGGCGCGGCGGCGCGCTCCCGAGAGCCGCGACAGTGTTTTGTTGCCCCGTTCAGTCGATAGCGGACAGTCCCTAGACTGTGCTGGCACCCCGAGGAGACTGCGACCGGACGCGGCCACACCCCGCGCTGTGATGTGTACGCCGGCACGTCAGCACTACAATACGAATTTCGAAATTCGACTACGATGCTCGCAACCTTTCGCCGGGCTTATTACGATGTGCGGACTCGGGACGGACAATGACAGCGAGTGCAGACGACGAGAGTCCGGCGGACCCGGCGGCGTCCGAGGACAGGACGATACTGCTCATCGGGAGCGGCCCGATCAAGATCGGGCAGGCCGCGGAGTTCGACTACTCCGGCGCGCAGGCCTGCCGCGCGCTCCAAGAGGAAGGTGCGCGAGTCGTCCTCGTCAACTCGAACCCGGCGACCATCATGACGGACCCGGAGATGGCCGACAAGGTGTACCTCGAACCCATCAACACCGAGGCCATCGCCGAAATCATCAGGAAGGAGAAACCCGACGGCGTCATCGCCGGACTGGGCGGCCAGACTGGACTGAACGTCACCGCGGAACTCGCCGAGGAGGGCGTCCTCGACGAACACGACGTGGACGTGATGGGGACGCCGCTGGATACCATCTACGCCACCGAGGACCGCGACCAGTTCCGCCAGCGGATGGAAGCCATCGACGAACCGGTCCCCAAGTCCGAAACCATCGACGACATCGACGAGGTGGAGGACGCCGTCGAGTCGGTCGGTGGCCTGCCGGTCATCATGCGGACCACCTACACACTCGGCGGACAGGGGTCGGGCGTCATCGGCGACATGGACGAACTGAAGGAGGCCACGCGGAAGGGCCTCAGCCTCTCGCGGGACGACCGTGTGATGATTACCGAGTCCATCGACGGCTGGATAGAACTGGAGTACGAGGTGATGCGGGACGCCGACGACTCCTGTATCATCATCTGCAACATGGAGAACATCGACCCGATGGGCATCCACACCGGGGAGTCCATCGTCGTGACGCCCTCGCAGGTCATCCCCGACGAGGGGCACCAAGAGATGCGCGACGCCGCGCTGAAGGTCATCCGCGAACTCGGGATTCAGGGTGGCTGTAACATCCAGTTCGCGTGGCACGACGACGGCACGCCTGGCGGCGAGTACCGCGTCGTCGAGGTCAACCCGCGCGTCTCCCGCTCCTCCGCACTCGCGTCGAAGGCGACCGGCTACCCCATCGCCCGCGTCACGGCGAAGGTGGCGATGGGCAAGCGACTCCACGAAATCGAGAACGAGATTACCGGCCAGACAACCGCGGCCTTCGAACCGGCCATCGACTACATCGTGACGAAGGTGCCCCGGTGGCCCAAAGACAAGTTCCGCGACGTCGAGTTCGAGTTGGGGCCGGCGATGAAATCGACCGGCGAGGCGATGGCCATCGGCCGGACATTCGAGGAGTCGCTGTTGAAGGCACTCCGGAGTTCCGAGTACGACCCGGCCGTCGACTGGGACGACGTGAGCGACGACGAACTCGAAGAGAAGTGGCTCACACGGCCGACACCCGACCGGACCTACGCCATCTTCGAGGCGTTCGAGCGCGGCTACACCGTCGGGGAAATCAACGACCTGACCGAAATCCGGGAGTGGTACCTCGAACGCTACAAGCGCGTCGCCGACGCCGCCGAGGCCGCCGCTGCGGGCGAGTTCGCCCTCGCCGCCGAGGAAGGGTTCACCGACCACGAGATTACCGCCATCGCGGGCGGCGAGTTCAACGACACCCACGCCTCGTGGCTCCCGGACCGCGACGAGTCCAATCAGGTCAGTGCTGGCGAGGTACAGACGGACGGTGCGGGCGTCACCGTGGACGATGTAGACGCCGAGACGGCCGACCGGACGTTCAAACAGGTCGACACCTGCGCCGGGGAGTTCGCCGCCTCGACGCCGTACTACTACTCCTCACGGGAACCGCTCTCGGGACTCGGCCGCGACGAGGTACAGGTCGACCGCGACGTAGAAAGCGTCGTCGTCGTCGGCGGTGGTCCCATCCGCATCGGGCAGGGCGTGGAGTTCGACTACTGTTCGGTCCACGCCGTGCAAGCCCTCGAAGCGATGGGCATCGACGCCCACGTCGTCAACAACAACCCCGAAACTGTCTCGACGGACTACGACACCAGCGACGGTCTGTTCTTCGAGCCGATTACCGCCGAGGAGGTTGCCGACGTGGTCGAGGCCACGAACGCCGACGGCGTGATGGTCCAGTTCGGCGGCCAGACATCCGTCGACATCGGCGAACCGCTCGAAGCCGAACTCGACCGCCGTGACCTCGACTGCTCGGTCATGGGCACCTCCGTGGAGGCGATGGACCTCGCGGAGGACCGCGACCGCTTCAACCAGTTGATGGACGAACTCGGCATCGCACAGGCCGAGGGTGGGACCGCGACCTCGGAGCAGGAAGCCCTCGAAATCGCGCGCGACATCGGCTATCCCGTCCTCGTGCGCCCCTCCTACGTCCTCGGCGGCCGCGCGATGGACGTGGTGTACAACGACGAGGACCTCAAGACGTACATCGAGGAAGCCGTCCGTGTCTCGCCGGACAAGCCCATCCTCATCGACGACTTCCTCGCCGACGCCGTGGAACTGGACGTCGACGCCGTCGCCGACGGCGAGGACGTCCTCATCGGCGGCATCATGGAACACGTCGAGACGGCGGGCGTCCACTCCGGGGACTCGGCCTGCATGATTCCGCCGCGGTCGCTCTCCGAGGAGACGCTGACCCGCGTCCGCGAAGTCACCGAGGACATCGCCACCGCGCTCGATACGGTCGGCCTGCTGAACGTCCAACTCGCCGTCCGCGACGGCACGGTGTACGTGCTGGAAGCCAACCCCCGGTCCTCGCGGACCGTCCCGTTCGTCTCGAAGGCGACGGGCGTCCCCATCGCCAAACTCGCCGCGAAGGTGATGGCCGGCGCGACCCTCGAAGAACTGGACGTGGACGAGCAGATTCCCGACCAAGTCTCCGTCAAAGAGGTCGTCCTCCCGTTCGACCGCCTGCCGGGCAGTGACCCCCGTCTCGGTCCGGAGATGAAATCGACGGGTGAGGTCATGGGCACCGCCGGGTCGTTCGGGAAGGCCTACCAGAAGGCTCAGATGGCCGTCGGCAAGGCGATTCCCCTCGAAGGCAACGCCATCGTCGACCTCCCGGTCATCGGCTTCGAGGACCACTTCGACGTGACCGACCTCGAAGACGCCGACGTGGAGGCCGTCAAGCAACGCCTACGCGACGGCGAGGTGGACCTCGTCGTCTCGCGCAACCGCGAAGTGCTGGAGGTC
This genomic window contains:
- a CDS encoding NAD(P)/FAD-dependent oxidoreductase, whose protein sequence is MSASHVIIGDGIAGSSAAETIREQDPDADVTVVTEEGEALYNRILIKEFAKGKLPEAPISIHEPDWYAERDIDLQLDTVVTGIDTDEKVVHTHESGTIEYDKLLLATGGTPTQLPVDGSDADGVHHFWTFQDARAIREHADAADTGIVVGAGLLGIDLAAICAAQDIDAHYLMRGNRWWRYALSLEGAEIIHDALDENGVTPVFDSGVDHFETDDDGQVTGAVDPNGDHYEGDFVGVAIGLNFNTEFLHDTAVELDDGIVVDEHMATNVEDVYAAGDITRFYDTILGDYTQNGAWGSAKEQGAVAGMNMTGDDEEFRWVPSYSITHFEFPFLSFGHPTIGDEHAERKYSDTEWRRLAFKDGQLVGGVLIGDLSPQSAYKQLIREERDVADQAEVLLEQSVDLEKLDAPATAE
- a CDS encoding DUF5815 family protein is translated as MAEPRVPGGGGTGIDLPCGETVSVHDLDMGLREFDCRCGEAHAVVMDIHPLGRFVPESMADVLRATIEPADDFEEFTTAHLLGMVLEEFPDAVVAEDVSEDGDVGYTLVWVAEFDARRLHEVVVELLVELMEHAMSHAEDDEAMAEFESQMLDFDVAEFVETYRAQRDFESEHDSAV
- the carB gene encoding carbamoyl-phosphate synthase large subunit, producing the protein MTASADDESPADPAASEDRTILLIGSGPIKIGQAAEFDYSGAQACRALQEEGARVVLVNSNPATIMTDPEMADKVYLEPINTEAIAEIIRKEKPDGVIAGLGGQTGLNVTAELAEEGVLDEHDVDVMGTPLDTIYATEDRDQFRQRMEAIDEPVPKSETIDDIDEVEDAVESVGGLPVIMRTTYTLGGQGSGVIGDMDELKEATRKGLSLSRDDRVMITESIDGWIELEYEVMRDADDSCIIICNMENIDPMGIHTGESIVVTPSQVIPDEGHQEMRDAALKVIRELGIQGGCNIQFAWHDDGTPGGEYRVVEVNPRVSRSSALASKATGYPIARVTAKVAMGKRLHEIENEITGQTTAAFEPAIDYIVTKVPRWPKDKFRDVEFELGPAMKSTGEAMAIGRTFEESLLKALRSSEYDPAVDWDDVSDDELEEKWLTRPTPDRTYAIFEAFERGYTVGEINDLTEIREWYLERYKRVADAAEAAAAGEFALAAEEGFTDHEITAIAGGEFNDTHASWLPDRDESNQVSAGEVQTDGAGVTVDDVDAETADRTFKQVDTCAGEFAASTPYYYSSREPLSGLGRDEVQVDRDVESVVVVGGGPIRIGQGVEFDYCSVHAVQALEAMGIDAHVVNNNPETVSTDYDTSDGLFFEPITAEEVADVVEATNADGVMVQFGGQTSVDIGEPLEAELDRRDLDCSVMGTSVEAMDLAEDRDRFNQLMDELGIAQAEGGTATSEQEALEIARDIGYPVLVRPSYVLGGRAMDVVYNDEDLKTYIEEAVRVSPDKPILIDDFLADAVELDVDAVADGEDVLIGGIMEHVETAGVHSGDSACMIPPRSLSEETLTRVREVTEDIATALDTVGLLNVQLAVRDGTVYVLEANPRSSRTVPFVSKATGVPIAKLAAKVMAGATLEELDVDEQIPDQVSVKEVVLPFDRLPGSDPRLGPEMKSTGEVMGTAGSFGKAYQKAQMAVGKAIPLEGNAIVDLPVIGFEDHFDVTDLEDADVEAVKQRLRDGEVDLVVSRNREVLEVCVEETITYFSTIESAEAALEAIESADQPLNVQDIAARPKDRRDWGSF
- a CDS encoding DUF7124 domain-containing protein, which codes for MNGGGSSDMTLAFELAALKRLAHPDSVVSDARQWSEYVGVVSEKPTYVVTNFTRKHRIRQDFFSGPRGREESLGNVKGQFETDRHVFVGTDDEEDAALAEAVGWEYLPIEDAAEAAGWELGEPESPDDDEEETRDDWP